The following coding sequences are from one Streptomyces sp. NBC_01294 window:
- a CDS encoding SRPBCC family protein — MAEHTSSSITIEAAPGDVMAVIADFARYPEWTGEVKEAEVLATDADGRAEKVRLLLDAGAIKDDHTLAYTWKGTDEVSWTLDKSQMLRQLDGSYRLTPVDGGKRTEVTYQLTVDVKIPMLGMIKRKAEKVIIDRALAGLKKRVESV, encoded by the coding sequence ATGGCGGAACACACCAGCTCAAGCATCACGATCGAGGCCGCGCCCGGCGACGTGATGGCCGTGATCGCCGACTTCGCCCGTTACCCCGAGTGGACCGGCGAGGTGAAGGAGGCCGAGGTCCTGGCCACCGACGCCGACGGCCGCGCCGAGAAGGTCCGGCTGCTGCTCGACGCGGGCGCGATCAAGGACGACCACACCCTCGCCTACACGTGGAAGGGTACGGACGAGGTCAGCTGGACCCTGGACAAGTCCCAGATGCTGCGCCAGCTCGACGGCTCCTACCGGCTGACCCCGGTGGACGGCGGCAAGCGCACCGAGGTCACCTACCAGCTGACCGTGGACGTCAAGATCCCCATGCTCGGCATGATCAAGCGCAAGGCCGAGAAGGTCATCATCGACCGTGCGCTGGCGGGCCTGAAGAAGCGCGTCGAATCCGTCTGA
- a CDS encoding GMC oxidoreductase, whose amino-acid sequence MTPNLTRRHLLGLGALSTASALGFTRIGAASAAAVEPAAASYAPAIVVGSGYGSAVAALRLGQAGVRTVVLEMGRLWDTPGPDGKVFPSTSAPDHRSMWFRTRTEAPLAQFLWLDVVNRNISPYPGVLDRVNYGGMSVYVGRGVGGGSLVNGGMAPTPRRSYFSEVLPQVDADEMYGTYYPRARAMLGVNEIDPAWFESTEWYRFARISRKHAHHTGLKTVFVPNVYDFGYMKREAAGTAPRSALAGEVIYGNNHGKKSVDKTYLAAALGTGNVTIETMQRVVGVRPDPAGGYVLTVRTSDLTGRVTQVRELGCRQLFLGAGSLGTTEILLRARETGALPALSDRVGLGWGPNGNVMTARANHLWDTVGAHQATMPAMGIDDWDNASNPVFAEIAPLPMGLEHWISMYLAITKNPERGHFTYDAATDSARLNWRRDQNTPSVNAAKNLFDRINRRNFTIYRYDLFGGNRAFADDFTYHPLGGCVLGDATDAYGRAKGYQGLYVVDGSLIPGSLGVNPFVTITALAERNMARILAEDPR is encoded by the coding sequence ATGACACCCAATCTGACGCGCCGTCACCTCCTGGGGCTCGGCGCACTCTCGACCGCCTCCGCGCTCGGCTTCACCCGGATCGGGGCGGCCTCCGCCGCCGCCGTGGAGCCCGCCGCCGCCTCGTACGCGCCCGCGATCGTCGTCGGCTCCGGCTACGGTTCCGCCGTCGCCGCCCTGCGCCTGGGGCAGGCGGGCGTGCGTACCGTCGTCCTCGAAATGGGCCGGCTCTGGGACACCCCCGGGCCCGACGGAAAGGTCTTCCCCTCCACCTCCGCGCCCGACCACCGTTCCATGTGGTTCCGCACCCGCACCGAGGCCCCGCTCGCCCAGTTCCTCTGGCTCGACGTCGTCAACCGCAACATCAGCCCGTACCCCGGTGTCCTCGACCGCGTGAACTACGGCGGCATGTCCGTGTACGTCGGCCGGGGGGTCGGGGGAGGGTCGCTCGTCAACGGCGGCATGGCTCCGACGCCCCGGCGCTCGTACTTCTCCGAGGTACTGCCCCAGGTCGACGCCGACGAGATGTACGGCACCTACTACCCCCGCGCCCGCGCCATGCTCGGCGTCAACGAGATCGACCCGGCCTGGTTCGAGTCCACCGAGTGGTACCGCTTCGCCCGGATCTCCCGCAAGCACGCCCACCACACCGGCCTGAAGACCGTCTTCGTCCCCAACGTCTACGACTTCGGGTACATGAAGCGCGAGGCGGCCGGCACCGCCCCCCGGTCGGCGCTGGCCGGCGAGGTCATCTACGGCAACAACCACGGGAAGAAGAGCGTCGACAAGACCTACCTCGCCGCGGCCCTCGGTACCGGCAACGTCACCATCGAGACCATGCAGCGCGTGGTCGGCGTACGGCCCGACCCGGCCGGGGGGTACGTCCTGACGGTGCGGACCAGCGACCTGACCGGGCGGGTCACCCAGGTCCGCGAACTCGGCTGCCGGCAGCTGTTCCTGGGGGCGGGGAGCCTGGGGACCACCGAGATCCTGCTGCGGGCCCGCGAGACCGGGGCGCTGCCCGCGCTCAGCGACCGGGTCGGGCTCGGCTGGGGCCCCAACGGCAACGTGATGACCGCCCGTGCCAACCACCTGTGGGACACGGTCGGCGCCCACCAGGCCACCATGCCCGCGATGGGCATCGACGACTGGGACAACGCCTCGAACCCGGTCTTCGCCGAGATCGCCCCGCTGCCCATGGGCCTGGAGCACTGGATCTCGATGTACCTGGCCATCACGAAGAACCCGGAGCGCGGGCACTTCACCTACGACGCGGCCACCGACTCGGCCCGCCTCAACTGGCGCCGGGACCAGAACACGCCCTCGGTCAACGCGGCGAAGAACCTCTTCGACCGCATCAACCGGCGGAACTTCACGATCTACCGGTACGACCTCTTCGGCGGCAACAGGGCCTTCGCCGACGACTTCACCTACCACCCGCTCGGCGGCTGCGTCCTCGGGGACGCCACCGACGCCTACGGGCGGGCGAAGGGGTACCAGGGGCTGTACGTGGTCGACGGCTCCCTGATCCCCGGATCGCTCGGCGTGAACCCCTTCGTGACCATCACCGCCCTCGCGGAGCGGAACATGGCCCGGATCCTCGCCGAGGACCCCCGCTAG
- a CDS encoding ROK family glucokinase, translating to MGLTIGVDIGGTKIAAGVVDEEGTILETYKVPTPPTADGVTEAICAAVSEVSSNHTIDAVGIGAAGYVDDKRATVLFAPNINWRHEPLKDKVEQRIGLPVVVENDANCAAWGEYRFGAGQGHEDVICITLGTGLGGGIIIGNKLRRGRFGVAAEFGHIRVVPDGLLCGCGSQGCWEQYASGRALVRYAKQRANATPEHAAILLALGDGTAEGIEGKHISAAARQGDLVAIDAFRELARWAGAGLADLASLFDPSAFIVGGGVSDEGDLVLDPIRKSFKRWLVGGAWRPHAQVLAAQLGGKAGLVGAADLARQG from the coding sequence ATGGGACTCACCATCGGCGTCGACATCGGCGGCACGAAGATCGCGGCTGGCGTGGTCGACGAAGAGGGCACGATCCTTGAGACGTACAAGGTGCCCACCCCGCCGACCGCGGACGGAGTGACGGAGGCCATCTGCGCCGCCGTTTCCGAGGTCAGCAGCAACCACACCATCGACGCCGTCGGCATCGGCGCCGCCGGGTACGTGGACGACAAGCGCGCGACCGTGCTCTTCGCGCCGAACATCAACTGGCGCCACGAGCCCCTCAAGGACAAGGTCGAGCAGCGCATCGGCCTGCCCGTGGTCGTCGAGAACGACGCGAACTGCGCGGCCTGGGGCGAGTACCGCTTCGGCGCCGGCCAGGGCCACGAGGACGTCATCTGCATCACGCTCGGCACCGGCCTGGGCGGCGGCATCATCATCGGCAACAAGCTGCGGCGCGGACGCTTCGGCGTCGCCGCCGAGTTCGGGCACATCCGGGTCGTCCCCGACGGTCTGCTGTGCGGCTGCGGCAGCCAGGGCTGCTGGGAGCAGTACGCCTCCGGACGCGCGCTCGTGCGCTACGCGAAGCAGCGCGCCAACGCCACCCCCGAGCACGCGGCGATCCTGCTCGCGCTCGGCGACGGCACCGCCGAGGGCATCGAGGGCAAGCACATCAGCGCGGCCGCCCGCCAGGGCGACCTGGTGGCCATCGACGCCTTCCGCGAGCTGGCCCGCTGGGCCGGCGCCGGCCTGGCCGACCTGGCGTCCCTCTTCGACCCGTCGGCCTTCATCGTCGGCGGCGGCGTCTCCGACGAGGGCGACCTCGTCCTCGACCCGATCCGCAAGTCCTTCAAGCGCTGGCTGGTCGGCGGCGCCTGGCGTCCGCACGCGCAGGTGCTCGCCGCGCAGCTCGGAGGCAAGGCCGGACTCGTTGGCGCGGCCGACCTGGCCCGCCAGGGCTGA
- a CDS encoding endonuclease/exonuclease/phosphatase family protein: MEQLPKSRTEPDGSAVIRVLSYNIRSLRDDEEALARVIRACEPDLVFVQEAPRFFRWRKHAARLAAKCDLVVLGGGATAAGPLLLCSLRVFAERTQDVLLPRTAGLHRRGFATAVVRIGGVRVGLVSAHLSLDRTERLAQAGMLLDRVAGMEVPYAIAAGDVNETPGGAAFGRLAQALQDCWTRSPWGGEHTFPASAPDRRIDAVFASAGVEVLACGVPAGLAGVSSTDLRSATDHLPVLATLRLPAAP, from the coding sequence ATGGAGCAGCTGCCGAAGTCTCGTACGGAGCCCGACGGTTCTGCCGTGATCCGGGTCCTCAGCTACAACATCCGCTCCCTGCGCGACGACGAGGAGGCGCTGGCCCGGGTCATCCGGGCCTGCGAGCCGGACCTGGTCTTCGTCCAGGAGGCGCCGCGGTTCTTCCGGTGGCGAAAGCACGCGGCGCGGCTGGCCGCGAAGTGCGACCTGGTGGTGCTGGGCGGGGGAGCGACGGCGGCCGGGCCGCTGCTGCTGTGCTCGCTACGGGTCTTCGCGGAGCGGACGCAGGACGTCCTGCTGCCGCGCACGGCCGGGCTGCACCGGAGGGGCTTCGCCACGGCGGTGGTCCGGATCGGCGGCGTGCGGGTCGGCCTGGTCAGCGCCCACCTGTCGCTGGACCGGACGGAGCGCCTGGCCCAGGCGGGGATGCTGCTGGACCGGGTGGCCGGGATGGAGGTGCCCTACGCGATCGCCGCGGGCGACGTGAACGAGACTCCGGGCGGGGCGGCCTTCGGGCGGCTGGCGCAGGCCTTGCAGGACTGCTGGACGCGGTCGCCCTGGGGCGGGGAGCACACCTTTCCGGCGTCGGCGCCGGACCGTCGGATCGACGCGGTCTTCGCGAGTGCGGGGGTGGAGGTGCTGGCGTGCGGTGTCCCGGCGGGGCTGGCGGGGGTCTCGTCCACCGACCTGCGGTCGGCGACGGACCACCTGCCGGTCCTGGCAACCCTCCGCCTCCCGGCTGCGCCGTAG
- a CDS encoding C40 family peptidase → MASHRRPGLGSLDRNTKVTVLAAAAAAATAAAAMTGAPASAAPGLPYEPGGAARTGISAQVDRLFEEAEQATERFNEAGEKADRLRVEVDRAQDAVARGQERINTMRGVLGTFAGAQYRSGGIDPAVGLMLAEDPDAYLEQAAALDRLTGRQARQLDELREEQRRLGQERQEASRKLAELDALRSDVARHKRSVTAKLAAARRLLNAMPSQERADFERSSRSGDRPDALPELSSLGPGSGRAATAVMAARAAVGRPYVWGSTGPSGFDCSGLMVWSYRQAGVSLPRTSQAQRHAGRQVPLSQARPGDLVTYRSDASHVGMYVGNGQVVHAPYPGARVRYDPVGMMPVSSVTRP, encoded by the coding sequence GTGGCGTCCCATCGCCGGCCCGGGCTCGGCAGCCTCGACCGGAACACGAAGGTCACCGTCCTCGCCGCCGCCGCCGCCGCGGCCACGGCCGCGGCCGCCATGACGGGCGCGCCCGCGAGCGCGGCCCCCGGCCTGCCGTACGAGCCCGGTGGCGCGGCGAGAACCGGCATCAGCGCCCAGGTCGACCGGCTCTTCGAGGAGGCCGAACAGGCCACCGAGCGCTTCAACGAGGCCGGCGAGAAGGCCGACCGGCTCCGCGTCGAGGTCGACCGGGCCCAGGACGCGGTGGCCCGCGGCCAGGAGCGCATCAACACCATGCGGGGCGTCCTCGGCACCTTCGCCGGGGCCCAGTACCGCAGCGGCGGCATCGATCCCGCCGTCGGCCTGATGCTGGCCGAGGACCCCGACGCGTACCTGGAACAGGCGGCCGCCCTGGACCGGCTGACCGGCCGCCAGGCCCGGCAGCTCGACGAACTCCGCGAGGAGCAGCGCCGGCTCGGCCAGGAGCGTCAGGAGGCCTCCCGCAAACTCGCCGAACTCGACGCCCTGCGCTCCGACGTGGCCCGGCACAAGCGCTCCGTCACCGCGAAGCTCGCGGCCGCCCGGCGGCTGCTCAACGCGATGCCGTCGCAGGAGCGGGCCGACTTCGAGCGCTCCTCGCGCTCCGGCGACCGGCCCGACGCGCTGCCCGAGCTGTCCTCCCTCGGCCCCGGGTCGGGCCGCGCCGCGACCGCCGTGATGGCGGCCCGGGCCGCCGTCGGCCGCCCGTACGTGTGGGGCTCCACCGGCCCCTCCGGCTTCGACTGCTCCGGGCTGATGGTCTGGTCGTACCGGCAGGCGGGCGTCTCGCTGCCGCGCACCTCGCAGGCCCAGCGGCACGCCGGCCGCCAGGTCCCGCTCTCGCAGGCGCGCCCCGGAGACCTGGTGACGTACCGGTCGGACGCCAGCCACGTCGGCATGTACGTCGGCAACGGCCAGGTGGTGCACGCCCCGTACCCGGGGGCCAGGGTCCGCTACGACCCCGTCGGGATGATGCCGGTGTCCTCGGTGACCCGCCCCTGA
- a CDS encoding ArsA family ATPase produces MHILLITGPGGAGRTTVAAATALAAARDGRRVLLVTGDGDPLVREGERLRVARVDSGEEFRDELVALQERGSALLGMVGARPLGAEELTELPGAEQFALLRALRRAAAAPATDLVVVDMPPLHQTVATLGLPAQLRRYLARLLPSERQAARALRPVLAQLAGVPMPAQWLYEAAARWDEELAAVQAVVEADTTELRLVAEPGPAADDALRPGRLGLALQQLPVSAVVANRMVPQDSADPWLAGLAAQQEKYAAEWAGEIPVVPLAHLGRDPRDQQDLDLLAATDGLVPAAPAPRRAWPVEDRLAEDGVLVWVVPLPGAQKSDLDLIRRGDELLLTAGPYRRIVPLPAALRRCTVSGAALADGRLRIRFTPDPGLWPRTR; encoded by the coding sequence ATGCACATCCTGCTGATCACCGGCCCCGGCGGGGCCGGGCGCACCACCGTGGCCGCGGCCACCGCACTCGCCGCGGCGCGCGACGGACGGCGGGTGCTGCTGGTGACCGGAGACGGTGACCCCCTCGTCCGGGAGGGCGAGCGGCTGCGGGTGGCCCGCGTCGACTCCGGCGAGGAGTTCCGCGACGAGCTCGTCGCCCTGCAGGAACGCGGATCCGCGCTGCTCGGGATGGTCGGGGCCCGGCCGCTCGGGGCCGAGGAGCTGACCGAGCTGCCCGGCGCCGAGCAGTTCGCGCTGCTGCGCGCCCTGCGGCGGGCCGCCGCCGCGCCCGCCACCGACCTCGTCGTCGTCGACATGCCCCCGCTCCACCAGACCGTGGCCACCCTCGGCCTCCCCGCCCAGCTGCGCCGCTACCTCGCCCGCCTGCTCCCCTCCGAGAGGCAGGCCGCCCGCGCCCTGCGGCCCGTCCTGGCCCAGCTGGCCGGCGTGCCCATGCCCGCGCAGTGGCTCTACGAGGCCGCCGCCCGCTGGGACGAGGAGCTCGCCGCCGTCCAGGCCGTCGTCGAGGCCGACACCACCGAGCTGCGCCTGGTCGCCGAGCCGGGCCCGGCCGCCGACGACGCCCTGCGCCCGGGACGCCTCGGGCTCGCCCTCCAGCAGCTGCCCGTCTCCGCCGTCGTCGCCAACCGGATGGTCCCGCAGGACTCCGCCGACCCCTGGCTCGCCGGGCTCGCCGCCCAGCAGGAGAAGTACGCCGCCGAGTGGGCCGGGGAGATCCCCGTGGTCCCGCTCGCCCACCTCGGCCGGGACCCGCGCGACCAGCAGGACCTGGACCTGCTCGCCGCCACGGACGGGCTCGTGCCCGCCGCGCCCGCGCCCCGCCGGGCCTGGCCCGTCGAGGACCGGCTCGCCGAGGACGGGGTGCTCGTCTGGGTGGTGCCGCTGCCCGGCGCGCAGAAGAGCGACCTCGACCTCATCCGCCGCGGCGACGAGCTGCTGCTCACGGCCGGTCCGTACCGCAGGATCGTTCCGCTCCCCGCGGCCCTGCGCCGCTGTACCGTCTCCGGCGCCGCCCTGGCGGACGGGCGGCTGCGCATCCGCTTCACGCCCGACCCGGGACTCTGGCCCCGCACGCGATGA
- a CDS encoding glycosyltransferase family 4 protein, with amino-acid sequence MHKTLIVTNDFPPRPGGIQAFLHNMALRLDPDRIVVYASTWKRGEEGREATAAFDAEQPFQVVRDRTTMLLPTPRVTRRAVGLLREHGCESVWFGAAAPLGLMGPALRRAGARRIVATTHGHEAGWAQLPAARQLLRRIGEGTDTLTYLGEYTRSRIASALTERAAARMVQLPPGVDEKTFHPESGGAEVRARLGLTDRPVVVCVSRLVPRKGQDTLIRAMPRIRAAVPDAVLLIVGGGPYEADLRALAVSTGVADAVVFTGAVPWAELPAHYGAGDVFAMPCRTRRGGLDVEGLGIVYLEASATGLPVIAGDSGGAPDAVLDGETGWVVRGGSAEDAADRIVALLRDPALRARMGERGRAWVEEKWRWDLLADHLRELL; translated from the coding sequence ATGCACAAGACGCTGATCGTGACCAACGACTTCCCGCCGCGACCGGGCGGCATCCAGGCCTTCCTGCACAACATGGCACTGAGGCTGGATCCCGACCGGATCGTCGTCTACGCCTCCACGTGGAAGCGCGGTGAGGAGGGCCGCGAGGCCACCGCCGCCTTCGACGCGGAGCAGCCGTTCCAGGTGGTCCGCGACCGTACGACGATGCTGCTGCCGACCCCGCGCGTGACGCGGCGGGCGGTCGGACTGCTGCGCGAACACGGCTGTGAGTCCGTGTGGTTCGGGGCGGCGGCCCCGCTCGGCCTGATGGGCCCGGCGCTGCGGCGGGCGGGTGCGCGGCGGATCGTGGCGACCACCCACGGGCACGAGGCGGGCTGGGCCCAGCTGCCGGCCGCGCGGCAGCTGCTGCGGCGGATCGGCGAGGGCACGGACACGCTGACCTACCTGGGGGAGTACACCCGCTCGCGGATCGCCTCGGCGCTGACGGAGCGGGCGGCGGCCCGGATGGTCCAACTCCCGCCGGGCGTGGACGAGAAGACCTTCCACCCGGAGTCGGGGGGTGCGGAGGTCCGCGCCCGGCTCGGGCTGACGGACCGGCCGGTCGTCGTCTGCGTCTCCCGGCTGGTGCCGCGCAAGGGGCAGGACACGCTGATCCGGGCGATGCCGCGGATCCGGGCGGCCGTGCCGGACGCGGTGCTGCTGATCGTGGGCGGCGGGCCCTACGAGGCGGACCTGCGGGCGCTGGCCGTCTCGACGGGGGTCGCGGACGCGGTGGTCTTCACGGGGGCCGTCCCGTGGGCGGAACTCCCCGCCCACTACGGCGCGGGGGACGTCTTCGCGATGCCGTGCCGGACCCGGCGGGGCGGGCTGGACGTGGAGGGGCTCGGCATCGTCTACCTGGAGGCCTCGGCCACGGGCCTGCCGGTGATCGCGGGCGACTCGGGCGGGGCGCCGGACGCGGTGCTGGACGGTGAGACGGGCTGGGTCGTGCGGGGCGGCTCCGCCGAGGACGCGGCGGACCGGATCGTCGCCCTGCTGCGGGACCCGGCCCTGCGGGCGCGCATGGGTGAACGCGGGCGCGCGTGGGTCGAGGAGAAGTGGCGCTGGGACCTGCTGGCGGACCACCTGCGCGAGCTGCTCTAG
- a CDS encoding DUF5304 domain-containing protein: MSEATDRPTDDDAWAKACAEDLAAEKERLRGQGQAGAGSTGTPAEELFKLFEAVADKVSGMNNPLFGAAAQGAVRQIVDQAKTAAKPVIERNPEVFDHLAAAGSELLAAYRSAVEGHERRWTRGDTPGPREASHDHDPRDDGPDAGPTERIDLD; encoded by the coding sequence ATGAGCGAGGCCACCGACCGCCCCACCGACGACGACGCCTGGGCCAAGGCCTGCGCCGAGGACCTCGCCGCGGAGAAGGAGCGCCTGCGCGGACAGGGGCAGGCGGGCGCCGGATCCACCGGGACCCCCGCCGAAGAGCTGTTCAAGCTCTTCGAGGCCGTCGCCGACAAGGTCTCCGGGATGAACAACCCGCTGTTCGGCGCCGCCGCCCAAGGCGCGGTGCGCCAGATCGTGGATCAGGCCAAAACCGCCGCCAAGCCCGTCATCGAGCGCAACCCCGAGGTCTTCGACCACCTCGCGGCCGCGGGCTCCGAGCTGCTCGCCGCCTACCGCTCCGCCGTCGAGGGCCACGAGCGCCGCTGGACGCGGGGCGACACCCCCGGTCCCCGGGAGGCGTCCCACGACCACGACCCCCGCGACGACGGCCCCGATGCGGGCCCGACCGAGCGGATCGATCTCGACTGA
- a CDS encoding AMP-dependent synthetase/ligase: MREFSLPALYEVPSDGNLTDLIRRNAAQHPDTAVMSRKAADGRWQDVTATEFLAEVRATAKGLIAAGVRPGDRVALISRTRYEWVLIDFAIWTAGGVTVPVYETSSPEQIQWILGDSGATAVVVESAAHGAAVASLRDRLPELREVWEIEQGALDALKAAGAEITDAEVEERSTVANADDPATIVYTSGTTGRPKGCVLTHRNFFAECGNVVERLSPLFRTGECSVLLFLPAAHVFGRLVEVAAVLAPIRLGCVPDIQNLTDELQSFRPTLILGVPRVFEKVYNSARAKAQADGKGKIFDAAAETAIAYSRALDAPGGPSFGLKLKHKLFSKLVYSKLHTVLGGRGEYAISGGAPLGERLGHFFRGIGFTVLEGYGLTESCAATAFNPWDKTKIGTVGQPLPGSVVRIADDGEVLLHGEHIFKEYWKNEAATAEALTDGWFHTGDVGTLDEDGYLAITGRKKELIVTAGGKNVAPAVIEDRIRAHALVAECMVVGDARPFVAALVTIDEEFLGRWAAENGKPAGVTAAELREDAELIAAVQKAVDDGNAAVSKAESVRKFRILPSQFTEESGHITPSLKLKRNVVAKDFADEIEALYRG; encoded by the coding sequence TTGCGCGAGTTCAGCCTTCCGGCCCTGTACGAGGTCCCGTCGGACGGGAACCTGACGGATCTCATCCGCCGCAACGCCGCTCAGCATCCCGACACCGCCGTCATGAGCCGCAAGGCCGCCGACGGCCGGTGGCAGGACGTGACGGCGACCGAGTTCCTCGCAGAGGTCCGCGCCACGGCCAAGGGTCTGATCGCGGCCGGTGTCCGCCCCGGCGACCGGGTCGCCCTGATCTCCCGCACCCGCTACGAGTGGGTGCTGATCGACTTCGCGATCTGGACCGCGGGCGGCGTCACCGTCCCCGTGTACGAGACCAGCTCGCCCGAGCAGATCCAGTGGATCCTCGGCGACTCCGGCGCCACCGCCGTGGTCGTGGAGAGCGCCGCGCACGGCGCGGCCGTGGCCTCGCTGCGCGACCGGCTGCCGGAGCTGCGCGAGGTCTGGGAGATCGAGCAGGGGGCGCTGGACGCGCTGAAGGCCGCCGGCGCGGAGATCACCGACGCCGAGGTCGAGGAGCGCAGCACGGTCGCCAACGCCGACGACCCGGCCACGATCGTCTACACCTCGGGCACCACCGGCCGCCCCAAGGGCTGCGTGCTGACCCACCGCAACTTCTTCGCCGAGTGCGGCAACGTGGTGGAGCGCCTCAGCCCGCTCTTCCGCACCGGCGAGTGCTCCGTGCTGCTCTTCCTCCCGGCCGCGCACGTCTTCGGGCGCCTGGTGGAGGTGGCGGCCGTGCTGGCGCCGATCCGCCTGGGCTGCGTACCGGACATCCAGAACCTGACCGACGAGCTCCAGTCCTTCCGGCCCACCCTGATCCTCGGTGTGCCGCGCGTCTTCGAGAAGGTCTACAACTCGGCGCGCGCCAAGGCCCAGGCCGACGGCAAGGGCAAGATCTTCGACGCCGCCGCCGAGACGGCGATCGCCTACAGCCGGGCGCTCGACGCCCCGGGCGGTCCGTCCTTCGGCCTGAAGCTCAAGCACAAGCTCTTCTCCAAGCTGGTCTACAGCAAGCTGCACACGGTCCTCGGCGGACGCGGCGAGTACGCGATCTCCGGCGGCGCCCCGCTGGGCGAGCGGCTCGGCCACTTCTTCCGCGGCATCGGCTTCACGGTGCTGGAGGGCTACGGCCTGACGGAGTCCTGTGCGGCCACGGCGTTCAACCCGTGGGACAAGACCAAGATCGGTACGGTCGGCCAGCCGCTGCCGGGCTCCGTGGTGCGCATCGCGGACGACGGCGAGGTGCTGCTGCACGGCGAGCACATCTTCAAGGAGTACTGGAAGAACGAGGCGGCGACCGCCGAGGCGCTGACCGACGGCTGGTTCCACACCGGCGACGTCGGCACCCTCGACGAGGACGGCTACCTCGCGATCACCGGGCGCAAGAAGGAACTCATCGTCACCGCGGGCGGCAAGAACGTCGCGCCGGCCGTGATCGAGGACCGGATCCGGGCGCACGCGCTGGTCGCGGAGTGCATGGTGGTGGGCGACGCCCGGCCGTTCGTGGCCGCGCTGGTCACCATCGACGAGGAGTTCCTCGGCCGGTGGGCCGCGGAGAACGGCAAGCCGGCCGGTGTGACGGCGGCGGAGCTGCGCGAGGACGCGGAGCTGATCGCCGCCGTCCAGAAGGCCGTCGACGACGGCAACGCGGCGGTTTCCAAGGCGGAATCGGTGCGGAAATTCCGCATTCTGCCCTCCCAGTTCACGGAGGAGTCGGGTCACATCACGCCGTCGCTGAAGCTCAAGCGCAACGTGGTGGCGAAGGACTTCGCGGACGAGATCGAGGCGCTGTACCGCGGCTAG
- a CDS encoding metallophosphoesterase family protein, translating to MAGSMQGGKRGTSGSGRTRVHVVSDVHGNTEALARAGDGADALICLGDLVLFLDYADHSRGIFPDLFGVENAHRIVELRTARRFEEAHALGRQLWAGLDRDRMIEGAVRRQYAEMFAVLPNPTYATYGNVDIPALWPEYADRDGLTVLDGQRVEIGGRVFGFVGGGLPSPMRTPYEVDVEEYAAKVEALGEVDVLCSHIPPEVPELCYDTVARRFERGSEALLAAIRRARPRYALFGHVHQPLARRMRIGSTECVNVGHFAATGRPWVLEW from the coding sequence ATGGCTGGCAGCATGCAGGGCGGGAAGCGCGGCACGAGCGGTTCTGGCCGCACACGGGTCCACGTCGTGAGCGACGTGCACGGCAACACCGAGGCCCTCGCCCGGGCGGGCGACGGCGCCGACGCCCTGATCTGCCTCGGTGACCTCGTCCTCTTCCTCGACTACGCCGACCACTCGCGCGGGATCTTCCCCGACCTGTTCGGCGTCGAGAACGCCCACCGGATCGTCGAGCTGCGCACCGCACGCCGCTTCGAGGAGGCCCACGCCCTCGGCCGGCAGCTGTGGGCCGGGCTGGACCGGGACCGGATGATCGAGGGCGCGGTGCGCCGCCAGTACGCCGAGATGTTCGCCGTCCTCCCCAACCCCACGTACGCCACCTACGGCAACGTCGACATCCCGGCACTGTGGCCGGAGTACGCCGACCGCGACGGCCTCACCGTGCTCGACGGGCAGCGGGTGGAGATCGGCGGCCGCGTCTTCGGCTTCGTCGGCGGCGGCCTGCCCTCGCCCATGAGGACCCCGTACGAGGTGGACGTGGAGGAGTACGCCGCCAAGGTCGAGGCGCTCGGCGAGGTGGACGTGCTGTGCTCGCACATCCCGCCGGAGGTGCCCGAGCTCTGCTACGACACGGTCGCGCGCCGGTTCGAACGCGGCAGCGAGGCCCTGCTGGCCGCCATCCGCCGCGCCCGCCCCCGGTACGCGCTCTTCGGGCACGTGCACCAGCCGCTGGCGCGCCGGATGCGGATCGGGAGCACGGAGTGCGTGAACGTCGGCCACTTCGCGGCGACCGGCCGCCCGTGGGTCCTGGAATGGTGA